Below is a genomic region from Spirosoma radiotolerans.
ACGGGCATCGGATATAATTGTTGACACGACGAACCGATTGATTTCAGTGGCGATGCCTCACTTCAGCGATTGGACGGCTTATGAACTGGAACGCCTTGAAGACCTTGACCTGGAAGGAGGGCCCGATAAAGGTAAGACCCTGGATTTTGGCCAGTCAGCTACTATAAACGTGACTGAAGCGTTCTTGATTGCGCCATTGACCGAAACCAAACACGAAACGTTTAAGGTAAAAGACATCGTCTGGTCGGTTGTGGGTGGGGAGGCTAACGGCAAACTAGTGACCAAAACAGCAGGCCTTCAGGTAACCTATACCGCCCCCGCTAAGTATCCGCCCCAAAATCCAGTTACCGTTCAAGCGGAGATTACATTTAAGAACAGCGCCAAGAAAGTGTTTTTACGAAAACGCATCTTAATTGGGTCTGACTACTTTACGGGCACATTTGGCGGAGAGCCATTTGAGTGGAGCCAAATCGTTTGCACTAAACGGGGGCAAACGCTGACGCTGACCGGAACGAATGAAGCCTTTACTCAATCATTAAATGTCATTCTGACGCTGCCAAATCCGGATAATCCGCTGGGCGCTTATCCGTATACACAAGGCATGAAGACTGGAGCCGCTGTCGCAGAATTTTCTCCCTCCGTTTCGACGTATGATGGCTATGTTTCCTATACTATAACCTGTGTTCCGGCAAAGTATGTTATTTCTCCTGGTAATGTAATCATTACCGGTTTCGACGAAGTAGACGGGGTGAACTATGTCAGAGGGACGTTGAGCGGTACCTATTACAAATTGAGTGGACCATGTCCGGCCGAAATCATTGGGAAACAGATTCAAGGCGAGTTTCGAACAGCCGTGGCTGAATAACGGTGCTAAAATCAATTTTTTCGTCAACGCAACCAGGGTTAAGCCACCCTGTCTTTTTCAACCAGCAGTCAGGTTCCACCAACCGGGCGGGTTCTCCAAACGCTATTTCCTTCTTCTTTTTATCAAAACAAACAAATACAATCATGAACTCCTTTCTCTCTTTTCACTTTCTAAAGGGTATTACCCTGCTGCTGGCGAGCAGTTTAGTCGCCCTGACGGCCTGCCAAACAAAGTCTCCTGAGCCCGGCAACACTGCGAACACCAACACGGCTTCGATGGGTCAGGACGGTTACGTAGTTGGTAAAGTCACCGATTCCCAAGGCAAACCGCTACCCCGGGCGACGGTTTTCATTGACCATGCGGTGTTCAGTGGCGACGGCCCCGAGGTCAAGACCGCTGCCGATGGTACATATAGGGTGCAAATGACGGATATTGCCGGAGAGTGGATAGCCAAAAGCTATCTGCTCAAGCAATACAATGACCGGATCTATAAGCTCTGGCTCGACCCCGAAAATGATGCCCCCTTCACGGCCCACGAAAAACCCGTTCGCAATTTTCGATGGAAACTAACCGGCCACATGCCTGACCTGAGCTTAGATCTTTATTACGGTGGTACTCTTGAACTGTTCCGCGATCTGAACGCCAATGGCTTATACGATGAAGAAAACGTTGAACTGACGTTGACGCCGAGTGGGCCACTCATCGACGGTTCGACCGGCAAGGTGTTGACGCTTCAGGCGAAAAGAGGCACGTATGGCATTATCAAAGACATCCCTATTGGGCGGTATACGATTACCGCCGTATACAAGCCCACTGGCGAACCACTTCGGGTCTGTAACGCCTGGGACGGCGAGAATTTTGACTACCGTTCTTCAGTAACGTTAGACTTCGTGGGGAATGAATCGGCTACCCGGTTCAACCAGATGGGTCTAGGCTTCACCAACCGCTGATGGCTTGACAGCCCATCAGTTAGCCAACAAGCCTAATCGGCACAAACGTACCCAATCCCTTCAATTAGCTACCAGGCTAATTGGTGCACTGGCTGTTGGTAAACCCGTAAGAAGGGCAAACGGGCCTTTTATATGAGCGGTGATAAATCAAAATGGAGCTGGACACTAAGTTGCCTATAAGCACTTAACATAACCGCGCTCGGTTTACTAATTCATAACCAGCTTCTCAACATCCCTTTTGAATTTCTATCGTCGTTGTTCCTAACTTAGGAAATATATAGTGCAACCCAATAAAAAAGCCGCTTAACATTTCTGTTAAGCGGCTGATAGTCAAGTGGGCCAGGCAGGGCTCGAACCTGCGACTTACTGATTATGAGTCAGGCACTCTAACCAACTGAGTTACAAGCCCGCTGTTGATTGATTGCTCAAAGTCAACAGGCAAATTTACGAATTTTTTAACAGGATTGCAGGATTAGTCCGATTTTCAGTCGACAATCCTGCTAATCCTGCAATCCTGTCCGGTATCTTTGCTGAATGTCAGCGCCTAACAAGAAGAAAATTCTTAATGATCCCGTATACGGGTTTATTACCATTCCGACCGAATTACTTTTCGATTTAGTCGAGCACCCTTACTTCCAGCGACTTCGGCGTATCAAACAATTAGGCTTATCGGAATATGTTTATCCCGGCGCTTTACACACCCGTTTTCACCACGCCCTGGGGGCTATGCACCTGATGGGGCAGGCCATGAGTACGCTGCAAAGCAAAGGACATTCCATCAGCAGTGACGAGTGCGAAGCGGCTCAGATTGCCATTCTGCTCCATGATATTGGCCACGGGCCGTTTTCGCACGTGCTGGAGTGTTGCCTGCTGGAAGGAGTCTCGCATGAGCAGATTTCGCTGCTGCTCATGCATGAGCTGAATCGTCAGTTCAATGGTGCTTTATCGCTGGCTATCCGCATGTTCGACGGTACCTACGAGCGAACGTTTTTCCATCAGCTTATATCCAGTCAGCTGGATATGGACCGGATGGATTACCTCAACCGTGATGGGTATTATACGGGTGTAGCCGAGGGCGCTATTGGAGCCGAACGAATTATTAAAATGCTCGATTTGGTAGGTGATCAGTTAGTGGTTGAAGCGAAAGGGATTCTGAGTGTCGAAAATTTCCTGAATGCACGCCGGTTGATGTACTGGCAGGTGTATCTGCATAAAACGTCGATCTGTGCTGAGTCGATGCTTATTCAAGTGTTGCGCCGGGCACGGTTTCTCTTGCAGCAAGCTGGGACTGAGGCCGTTTTTGCTTCGGCTTCCTTCCGGTTGTTTCTACAAAGAAGTGTGACATTGACTGATTTTCAAACAAACCGGTCTTACCTCGACGCCTTCACCCGTCTGGATGATTTTGATGTGTGGGCCTGCATTAAAGAGTGGGCGCTGCACCCCGATTTTGTGCTCTCGACGCTTTGCCAGATGCTGCTCGACCGCAAGCTGTTCAAAATTATGTTGTCGACCGAACCGTTTGCGGGTGAGTTGCTGAATGAACTTGAAAATCAACTGCATCGGCTCGGTCTCCCTGCTGATATGCTCTCTTATTTCCTGGTGGAAGGACAGGCAACCAACGCAGCGTATCTCCCCTCGGAGGATCGGATTAGTATAAAGCTGAAGAATGGCAACGTCATCGATATTGCTGATGCATCGGATCTATCAAATATTCAGGTACTGACAAACATAGTTCGCCGATATTACGTCTGTTGGGCCAAAGACCTGAAGGCTGTTCCGCAATCGGTCAATTAATAAGTGATTAATGTTAGGGTCCATATCCGCTTAGGGCTCCAAATAAGCCACTGCTTTCTGAACATTTCCGGGTGGTTCTATCCAAAAAATGCAATTTGTTAGCTACCTTAGCGGCCCAATCGAACGCGAAAATCGAGTGTTTTGCGACGGTCGTTACACACATATGAAGTTTACAGTCAAGCAGATTGCTACACTGCTGGGGGGCGAAATTGCCGGAAATGATTCATTACCAATCACCGGATTAGCCAAAATAGAAGAAGGTAAGCCAGGCGATATTTCGTTTCTGTCGAACCTCAAGTATGAACCGTTTCTGTACACAACCCAGGCATCGGCAGTCATTGTTGACCAGTCTTTTCAGCCCAAAAAGCCGGTTTCATCTGCCCTGATTTTTGTAGAAAACGCCTACTCCGCTTTTACCCAACTGCTGGAAGAGTACTACAAGCAGTTGAGTTTCTCCCGCGTTGGTGTAGAACAGCCATCTTATGTCGGTGATGGAACGACGGTTGGCGAACGCATCTATCGGGGTGCCTTTTCGTACATCGGAACGAATTGTACTATCGGCGAGAATGTCAAAATCTATCCGCATGCCTATGTTGGCAACAACGTCCGCATCGGCGATAATTCGATCATTCATCCGGGTGCCCGTGTTCTGGACAATTGTATTATTGGGCAGCATTGTGTTGTTCATCCAAATGCCGTCATTGGCAGTGAGGGATTTGGCTTTGCGCCACAACCGGATGGAACCTACAAAACGATTCCACAACTGGGTAATGTTATTCTGGAGGACTTTGTGAACGTGGGCTCCGGCACAACCATCGACTGCGCCACCATGGGCTCCACGATCATTAGGAAGGGCGTTAAACTCGATAATCTGATTCAGATCGGGCATAACGTCGATATTGGTGAAAACACGGTCATTGCTGCACAAACAGGCATTTCTGGTTCGACCAAATTAGGTAAGAACTGTGTCATTGCCGGTCAGGTTGGTTTTTCGGGCCACCTGACAATTGCCAATGGGACCAAAGTCGGTGCCCAGTCGGGCGTCGGTAAAAATGTAGTTGAAGAAGGAACATCGCTTAATAGTTCGCCTGCTTTTGGCCTTAAAGAGAGCATGCGGTCACTGGCCATTTTCCGGAAGTTGCCAGCCCTGGAACAACGGCTGTCAAATCTGGAAAAGAAAAACGAAAACTAGTGTACGGTTTATGGTTCGTGCGGTTCCCCGCCGGGATTTACAGTTGGCTGACCGCACCGGCGAAGCTATGCACGCGGTCAGCCAACCGTAGACCACGAACCGTAAACGGTAAACCGACAACGAATGAATACCAAACAACAGACGATTCAGAAAGCCGTATCGGTATCGGGAGTGGGCCTGCATACAGGCGTCTCGGCAACGATGACATTTTTACCCGCGCCGACGAATCACGGCTATAAATTCCAGCGCATCGACCTGCCGGGGCAACCCATTGTGGATGCCGATGTTGATAATGTTGTGGATCTCTCGCGGGGCACGACAATTGAGCAGAGTGGCGCCCGCATTCATACCGTTGAGCACACACTAGCTGCCCTGGTTGGCCTCCAACTGGATAACGTTCTAATTCAACTGGACGGC
It encodes:
- a CDS encoding carboxypeptidase-like regulatory domain-containing protein: MNSFLSFHFLKGITLLLASSLVALTACQTKSPEPGNTANTNTASMGQDGYVVGKVTDSQGKPLPRATVFIDHAVFSGDGPEVKTAADGTYRVQMTDIAGEWIAKSYLLKQYNDRIYKLWLDPENDAPFTAHEKPVRNFRWKLTGHMPDLSLDLYYGGTLELFRDLNANGLYDEENVELTLTPSGPLIDGSTGKVLTLQAKRGTYGIIKDIPIGRYTITAVYKPTGEPLRVCNAWDGENFDYRSSVTLDFVGNESATRFNQMGLGFTNR
- a CDS encoding HD domain-containing protein; the protein is MSAPNKKKILNDPVYGFITIPTELLFDLVEHPYFQRLRRIKQLGLSEYVYPGALHTRFHHALGAMHLMGQAMSTLQSKGHSISSDECEAAQIAILLHDIGHGPFSHVLECCLLEGVSHEQISLLLMHELNRQFNGALSLAIRMFDGTYERTFFHQLISSQLDMDRMDYLNRDGYYTGVAEGAIGAERIIKMLDLVGDQLVVEAKGILSVENFLNARRLMYWQVYLHKTSICAESMLIQVLRRARFLLQQAGTEAVFASASFRLFLQRSVTLTDFQTNRSYLDAFTRLDDFDVWACIKEWALHPDFVLSTLCQMLLDRKLFKIMLSTEPFAGELLNELENQLHRLGLPADMLSYFLVEGQATNAAYLPSEDRISIKLKNGNVIDIADASDLSNIQVLTNIVRRYYVCWAKDLKAVPQSVN
- the lpxD gene encoding UDP-3-O-(3-hydroxymyristoyl)glucosamine N-acyltransferase, coding for MKFTVKQIATLLGGEIAGNDSLPITGLAKIEEGKPGDISFLSNLKYEPFLYTTQASAVIVDQSFQPKKPVSSALIFVENAYSAFTQLLEEYYKQLSFSRVGVEQPSYVGDGTTVGERIYRGAFSYIGTNCTIGENVKIYPHAYVGNNVRIGDNSIIHPGARVLDNCIIGQHCVVHPNAVIGSEGFGFAPQPDGTYKTIPQLGNVILEDFVNVGSGTTIDCATMGSTIIRKGVKLDNLIQIGHNVDIGENTVIAAQTGISGSTKLGKNCVIAGQVGFSGHLTIANGTKVGAQSGVGKNVVEEGTSLNSSPAFGLKESMRSLAIFRKLPALEQRLSNLEKKNEN